The Acidobacteriota bacterium DNA segment CCGTGACCGCGTCGAGGTCGTCCGCGGTCCGGCCGTCCGTGACCACCGGCGTCAGGGCGCCGACCGTCAGCAGCTCGCCGGCCCGCGTCAGGCAGGTCCGCTCATCGACCCAGCCCCAGTACGGCAGCTCGTGCGCCAGCGCGCCCGCCTCACCCGTCACGCGTCACCCCGCTCGATGACGACGTATGGCGAGCGGTCCAGGAGCAGCCCCGCGTCGTACCGGCTGCGGTAGCGGATGGCCGCCCGGACCACGCCGACCAAGTTCTGGTCGCGGCGCCACGCGAGCCAGCCGGCGGCATACAGCACGCCGAAGACCAGTCCGCCCGCCGTCAGGCTGTTGACGGCGTTCCAGATGGCCGCACCGAGCGTCGCGGCCAGCAGGAAGAACCGCCGCTCCACCCCGAGCACCGTGAGCGGCTGGCTCAGGATCGCGTAGCCGTGCCACTGCCTTCGGCCGCGCATCGGTCAGAACATCCAGGCGATGAAGTTGGCCGCGCCCAGCGCCATGCCGAGGCCGAAGATGATCCCGGCCAGCGCCTGCTTGCTGCCGCCTTCCTGAAACGCAAACATCAACCCGCCGACGACGATCGCCACCAGCGCCAGACCGCGCGCGATCGGCCCGGTGAACGCCGTCTGGAGGTTGTTGACCGCGGTCACCCAGGGCGAGACGCCCTGCGCGAACACCGCGTCTCCGGTCCAGGCGACCAACCCGGCCACCATGCCGCTCCACACCCACGCTCGCTTCCGCATTGCCCCCTCCTCGTCACCACGCCCGGCACACCGTCGAGACGTGCCAGGCCAACGCCACGAACATCCCCAACGCGACCCCGCCGACTAGGCCGCCGCCCACGCCCTCGCGGTTGCGCGGGAACGCCGCCAGCAGGGCGCCGAGGAAGGCGACCGCGCACAGTCCGACCGCCCACACCGCGACGCGCCCGCACTCGGCCGCTTCGCTCACTCGTAGTCCCCCGCGTCGTGCCGGGCGAGCGCCTCGCCCAGCGCCGGGTCCTGTCCCTCGCCGCGCCGGATCGCCTGCTCGGTCACGTCCACCTTGCGGCCTACCCGGCCCAGCCCGACCGCCCGCGCCGCCAGGTAGAAGCCGGCCGCGAGCGTCACCAGCGCCATCCCGCCGTAGGCCGCGACGTACCAGCCGTAGTCCGTGAGGATCAGCCGCCCGAACGGCTGCAGGTACGTCAGCTCCGCCGCCAGCGCCCACGCGCCGACCGTGGTCGCCGAGACCGTCAGTCCCACGCTCGCCTTCCACGGCTTCAC contains these protein-coding regions:
- a CDS encoding TrbC/VirB2 family protein codes for the protein MRKRAWVWSGMVAGLVAWTGDAVFAQGVSPWVTAVNNLQTAFTGPIARGLALVAIVVGGLMFAFQEGGSKQALAGIIFGLGMALGAANFIAWMF